The proteins below come from a single Cupriavidus pauculus genomic window:
- a CDS encoding CaiB/BaiF CoA transferase family protein gives MQSKVFNPKARGPLHGLRIIDMSRLVAGNMLTLQLADFGADVIKIEPPDGDSLRNFKTDGLDIWWKTYARNKRSLGLNLRNPESIALLKTLAETADALIESFRPGTLEAMGLGPDVLHAINPNLVITRISGWGQTGPYRHKPGFGTLVEGYSGFAAINGFEDREPVLPPMFLGDMTTGLYGASATMMALWHIQAHGGRGQVIDLSLFEPMLSIMGPQAANYKFTGKLKRRTGSRSSTTAPRNVYRTRDDKWLALSTASNSVARRLMETIGRGDMLDDPRYATNSARLAHIEEVDRVVGDFIRARSLDENMAVFEAAGVTIGPVHDAKQVLDDAYVAQRESLVELPDAELGALPMHNIVPRWSDTPGDFRCPAPDLGQHNDEIVREALGEAGLARLRASGALVGGAHAPAPLSSAA, from the coding sequence ATGCAAAGCAAGGTATTCAACCCGAAAGCGCGCGGCCCGCTGCATGGCCTGCGGATCATCGACATGAGCCGGCTGGTCGCCGGCAACATGCTGACGCTGCAACTGGCCGATTTCGGCGCGGACGTGATCAAGATCGAGCCGCCCGACGGCGACTCGCTGCGCAACTTCAAGACCGATGGGCTCGATATCTGGTGGAAGACCTACGCGCGCAACAAGCGCAGCCTCGGGCTGAATCTGCGCAACCCCGAAAGCATCGCGTTGCTCAAGACGCTTGCCGAGACCGCCGACGCGCTGATCGAAAGCTTCCGGCCCGGCACGCTGGAAGCGATGGGACTGGGCCCCGACGTGCTGCATGCGATCAATCCGAATCTCGTCATCACCCGCATCTCGGGCTGGGGCCAGACCGGACCCTATCGCCACAAGCCCGGATTCGGCACGCTCGTCGAAGGCTATAGCGGCTTTGCGGCGATCAACGGCTTCGAGGATCGCGAACCGGTGCTGCCGCCGATGTTCCTCGGCGACATGACGACGGGCCTCTATGGCGCGAGCGCCACGATGATGGCGCTCTGGCATATCCAGGCGCATGGCGGGCGCGGCCAGGTCATCGACCTGTCGCTGTTCGAGCCGATGCTGTCGATCATGGGACCGCAGGCGGCCAATTACAAGTTCACGGGCAAGCTCAAGCGCCGCACGGGCAGCCGGTCGAGCACGACCGCGCCGCGCAACGTGTATCGCACGCGGGACGACAAATGGCTCGCGCTCTCGACGGCGTCCAACAGCGTGGCGCGCCGGCTCATGGAGACCATCGGGCGCGGCGACATGCTCGACGATCCGCGCTATGCCACCAACAGCGCGCGCCTCGCGCATATCGAAGAGGTCGATCGCGTGGTGGGCGACTTTATCCGCGCGCGCAGCCTCGACGAGAACATGGCGGTCTTCGAGGCGGCGGGCGTCACGATCGGCCCTGTCCATGACGCGAAGCAGGTGCTCGACGACGCGTATGTGGCCCAGCGCGAAAGCCTCGTCGAGCTGCCGGACGCGGAACTGGGCGCACTGCCGATGCACAACATCGTGCCCCGCTGGAGCGATACCCCCGGGGACTTCCGCTGCCCGGCACCGGACCTCGGGCAGCACAACGACGAGATCGTCCGCGAGGCGCTCGGCGAGGCAGGCCTCGCCCGATTGCGCGCGAGCGGCGCGCTGGTCGGCGGCGCGCACGCGCCCGCCCCGCTTTCCTCTGCGGCCTGA
- a CDS encoding tripartite tricarboxylate transporter substrate-binding protein: MQRPYASILAVLCTGLLATASAAMAQEPVLPKTIRIVVPFSPGGSNDLFARALAQGLAGRTGSSVVVENRPGAGGAIGAQAVATGDPDGSTLLLNSLSFSTNAAIQPKLPYDPIKSFEPVAMLNRGPMLLVTAANTPYKSVKDVVEAFQGKGGDKDKSINFGSAGPGSSGHLGGELLNALGQGRAVHVPYKGVSNAVVDMVGGNVQVMITTAASVAGPLKSGQVRALAVTSAERSRFAPGLPTVAETLPGFVVEAWWGVFAPAKTPQPIVDRLNQEIRAVAETPAMKELFSRESTEPSNMTAPQFASYVQSEVGKWRTLVSTRHVAVATN; encoded by the coding sequence ATGCAACGCCCCTATGCATCCATTCTGGCCGTGCTATGCACAGGCCTGCTCGCCACGGCCAGCGCCGCGATGGCCCAGGAGCCCGTCCTGCCGAAAACGATTCGTATCGTCGTGCCCTTCTCCCCCGGCGGCAGCAACGATCTGTTCGCCCGCGCGCTGGCGCAGGGCCTGGCCGGCCGGACCGGTTCCTCCGTCGTCGTGGAGAACCGGCCCGGCGCCGGTGGTGCCATCGGCGCGCAGGCCGTGGCCACCGGCGATCCGGACGGCTCGACGCTGCTGCTCAACTCGCTGAGCTTCAGCACCAACGCGGCGATCCAGCCGAAGCTGCCCTACGACCCGATCAAGTCGTTCGAGCCCGTGGCGATGCTGAACCGCGGACCCATGCTGCTCGTGACCGCGGCCAATACGCCCTACAAGAGCGTGAAGGACGTCGTCGAGGCGTTCCAGGGCAAGGGCGGCGACAAGGACAAGAGCATCAACTTCGGCTCGGCCGGTCCCGGTTCGAGCGGCCATCTCGGCGGCGAACTGCTCAACGCGCTGGGCCAGGGCCGCGCGGTACACGTGCCGTACAAGGGCGTCTCCAATGCGGTCGTCGATATGGTGGGCGGCAACGTGCAGGTCATGATCACGACCGCGGCATCGGTGGCCGGTCCGCTGAAAAGCGGTCAGGTCCGCGCGCTCGCGGTGACCTCGGCGGAGCGTTCGCGCTTTGCGCCCGGCCTGCCGACCGTCGCCGAGACGCTGCCCGGCTTCGTCGTGGAAGCATGGTGGGGCGTGTTCGCGCCCGCGAAGACACCGCAGCCCATCGTCGATCGCCTCAATCAGGAGATTCGCGCGGTGGCCGAGACGCCGGCGATGAAGGAACTCTTCTCGCGCGAGTCGACGGAGCCGAGCAACATGACCGCGCCGCAGTTCGCGAGCTATGTGCAGTCCGAGGTCGGCAAGTGGCGCACGCTCGTCTCGACCCGACATGTGGCCGTCGCCACCAACTGA
- a CDS encoding LysR family transcriptional regulator produces the protein MNTLFLQNFLSVLEHGSIAEAARRLSLTPAAVAQQIRALEREMGVSLVIRSGRHVIATESGERVAARARDVLAHVSGMFAAALDEEKLAGELRLGAGPTALTGMVPDLLSALIKRYPGISVYVQPGYSVDMHPAVLNGTLDAAIVLASPSPLPKLLRWQLLREEPLGLLVPAQLAGSDPHELLRVAPFIRYDRHEWGGQLADRYLRDNGIAPNERFELNSLSAIAVMVDRGLGVSLVPEWIRPWPEGLRLVHLPLPMHSEPRRMGLIWSRTTSRTRLVEALRDEAVRQFRGTAS, from the coding sequence ATGAACACCCTCTTCCTGCAGAATTTCCTTTCCGTGCTCGAGCATGGGTCCATCGCGGAGGCCGCACGGCGGCTCAGCCTGACGCCCGCCGCCGTCGCGCAGCAGATTCGGGCGCTCGAACGCGAGATGGGGGTGTCGCTCGTGATCCGGTCGGGCCGGCATGTCATTGCCACGGAAAGCGGTGAACGCGTCGCCGCGAGAGCGCGCGACGTGCTCGCGCATGTGAGCGGCATGTTCGCGGCGGCGCTCGATGAAGAAAAACTGGCGGGGGAGTTGCGGCTCGGTGCCGGACCGACCGCACTGACGGGCATGGTGCCCGATCTGCTGAGCGCGCTGATCAAGCGCTATCCGGGCATCAGCGTGTACGTGCAGCCCGGCTATTCGGTCGATATGCACCCGGCCGTGCTGAACGGGACGCTCGATGCCGCCATCGTGCTGGCCTCACCTTCGCCGCTGCCGAAGCTGCTTCGCTGGCAATTGTTGCGGGAAGAGCCGCTGGGCTTGCTGGTGCCCGCGCAGCTTGCGGGGTCGGATCCCCACGAGCTGCTGCGCGTGGCGCCGTTCATCCGCTACGACCGCCACGAATGGGGCGGCCAGCTCGCCGACCGCTACCTGCGCGACAACGGCATCGCGCCCAACGAACGCTTCGAGCTCAATTCGCTGTCGGCGATTGCCGTGATGGTGGACCGGGGCCTCGGCGTATCGCTCGTCCCCGAGTGGATCCGCCCATGGCCCGAGGGGCTGCGGCTCGTGCATCTGCCGCTGCCCATGCACAGCGAACCGCGGCGCATGGGCCTGATCTGGTCCCGCACGACGTCGCGCACACGGCTCGTGGAGGCGCTGCGGGACGAAGCGGTCAGGCAGTTCCGGGGGACCGCTTCGTGA
- the rfbC gene encoding dTDP-4-dehydrorhamnose 3,5-epimerase: MTMNVTRTEIPDVLIVDPKVFGDDRGFFYESFNGLEFEAATGLKRHFVQDNHSRSARNVLRGLHYQVRHPQGKLVRVVTGEVYDVAVDLRRSSPTFGKWVGVTLSAENKRQLWIPEGFAHGFVVLSDYAEFLYKTTDRWYPEHERSLLWNDGHLRIEWPIAGTPILAAKDAAGRTLEDAEVFA, translated from the coding sequence ATGACCATGAACGTGACCCGCACCGAGATTCCGGATGTGCTGATCGTCGATCCCAAGGTGTTCGGCGACGATCGTGGTTTCTTCTACGAAAGCTTCAACGGACTCGAGTTCGAGGCGGCCACCGGCTTGAAGCGCCACTTCGTGCAGGACAACCATTCGCGCTCGGCGCGCAATGTCCTGCGTGGGCTCCACTATCAGGTCAGGCATCCGCAGGGCAAGCTCGTGCGCGTGGTCACCGGCGAGGTGTACGACGTGGCCGTGGACCTGCGCAGAAGCTCGCCGACGTTCGGCAAGTGGGTGGGCGTGACGCTCTCCGCCGAGAACAAGCGGCAGCTGTGGATCCCGGAAGGCTTTGCCCACGGCTTCGTGGTGCTGTCCGACTACGCCGAGTTCCTGTACAAGACCACCGACCGCTGGTACCCCGAGCACGAGCGATCGCTGCTCTGGAACGACGGCCACCTCAGGATCGAATGGCCGATCGCCGGCACGCCGATCCTTGCCGCGAAGGACGCGGCGGGCCGCACCCTCGAGGATGCGGAGGTGTTTGCCTAG